The Stigmatella aurantiaca DW4/3-1 genome contains the following window.
GGTCCGAGTCCGGCTGGATGGCCGGGTAGGTGGAGATGGCCCTCAGGAAGGAGCGCTTGGCCGTCTCCGGCTCCCCGTTGAGAAGCTGGGCCGCGCCCAAAAAGATGAAGGTCTTGGCCAGCTTCGCGGGTTTCAGCTCCGCGGGGTACTTCTGGTAGGCCTCCACCGCCTCGAGGAACTTCCCCGAGGCCGCCTCGGGATCCAGGTTGTCGTAGAGGCTCTTGCCCTCCTCGAAGAGCGCATCGGCCTCCTGGAATGAGGCAGGGGCGGGCCGGGGAAAGACGGTGTCCAGCTCCACCAGCGCCACGTCGGGCTTCGCGGCCAGCAGGCGGGAAAGCTCCTCCTGAAGCGCCTCGACGGCTTTCGGGGAGGCGCCTTGGCGCGGTGCGGCGAACACCGCGGTCCGGGGCCCGGCGGGCAGGGGGGTCACCGTGGCCTCGGGGACGGGCTCGGGCGGTGGGGGCTCGGGCGGTGGGGGCTCGGCGGGCGGCTTCGGGGCGGTCACGCCCTTCGAGGCGGCGGGCTTCTTCGCCTTGGTGCGACGGGAGGACTGGGCCTCGGCCTGGACGCCCAGGGCGAGCGCGAGGACAAGGAGAACACGGGCTAGGGGCACGGCCGGAATGCTACCCGAGCCGAGCCCCTGGACACCATGCTCTCAGAGAGGCTCAGAAATCGAGATCCTGGACCTCGCCTGCCCGCTCCATGATGAACTTGAAACGCGCGCTGACGTCCTTGCCGAGCAGGTCATTGATGACGCGGTCGGTCTCCAGGGGGTTGTCGATCGTCACCTGGAGGCTCATGCGCTTGTGGGGATCCAGCGTCGTGGTCTTCAGCTCGTCGGCCGTCATCTCGCCCAGCCCCTTGAAGCGCATGATGTTGGGCTTGGCGTTGCCCTTGGCCTTCTCCCGGACGATGCGGTCCCGGTCCGCCTCGTCGAGCGCCCAGTACGTCTCCTTGCCGATCTCCACCTTATAAAGGGGCGGCTGGGCGATGTGCACGGCGCCGCTCTCGATGAGCGGGCGCAGGTGCCGGTAGAAGAAGGTGAGCAGCAGCGTGGCGATGTGGTGGCCGTCGCTGTCGGCGTCCATGAGCAGGAAGATGCGGCCGTAGCGCAGCTTCGACAGATCGAAGTCCGAGCCGATGCCACACCCCAGGGCGCTGACGATGTCCTGGAGCTCCTTGTTGGTGGCCACCTTGTCCGTGGAGGCCTGCTCCGCGTTGAGCACCTTGCCGCGCAAGGGGAGGATGGCCTGGGTGCGCCGGTCCCGTCCCTGCTTGGCGCTGCCGCCTGCGGAGTCGCCCTCGACGAGGAACAGCTCGCTGGTGCTCGGCTCCGTGGAGGAGCAGTCGGCGAGCTTGCCCGGCAGGTTCAGCCGGTGGCTCACCGCCGTCTTGCGGCTCACCGCCTGGGAGGCGGCGCGGCTGGCCTCGCGCGCGCGGGCGGCCAGGATGATGCGCGCCACGGCCGCCTCGCCGATGGACTTGTTGTCGTTGAGCCACTTCTCCAGCGCCGGCCGCAGCACGCCGTCCACCTGGGCCGTCACCTCGGGGTTGTTGAGCCGCCCCTTGGTCTGCCCCTGGAACTGCGGCTCCACCACGTAGCAGGAGAGGATGGCGGTGATGCCCTCGCGGATGTCCTCCGCGGTGAGGGTGACGCCCTTGGGGCTCAGGTTGTGCGTTTCGATGTAGTTGCGCACCGCCTTCACCACCGCGCCGCGCAAGCCCGCCTCGTGCGTGCCGCCTTGCGGGGTGGGGATGCCGTTGACGTAGGAGCGGATGTTCTCGTCCGTGGCCTCCGTCCACACCAGCGCGGCCTCCAGGCGCACCTCGCTGTCGCGCGCGTGGTAGAAGACGGCGCCACCCGGGGGCACCACCGGCTTGTTGCGCTCGGCCACGACCTTGTTGAGGTACTCGGCGATGCCCCCGTCGTGCTTGTACGTCACCGAGGTGGCGGGGCTGGCCGTCTCGTCCTTCCAGACGACCGTCATGCCCTTGTGCAGGTAGCTCTTGGCCTCCAGGCGCTCGCGGATGAGCTCGGGATCGAACTTCAGCTTCTCGCCGAAGATCTCCGGATCCGGCTCGAAGGTGATGGACGTGCCGGTGCCGCGCGCCGGGCCCTCCACCTTCAGCGGGGTGGTGGCCTTGCCGCGGGCATAGTGCTGCACGTGGCGCTTGCCTTCGCGTTTGATCTCCACGAGCAGCTTGCGCGCCAGCGCGTTCACCACGGAGCTGCCCACGCCGTGCAGACCGCCCGAGTGGATGTAGTTGCCCTGCTCGAACTTGCCGCCCGCGTGCAGCGTGGTGAGGATGACCTCCACCGCGGGCTTCTTGAGCTTGGGCATGATGTCCACGGGGATGCCGCGCCCGTTGTCCACCACGGTGATGGTGCGGCTGTCCTTGTGGAGCGTGACTTCCACGGTGGAGGCGTGGCCGTTGATGACCTCGTCCACCGAGTTGTCGAGGATCTCCCACAGCAGGTGGTGATAGCCCGTGCCGTCAGTGCCTCCGATGTACATGGCCGGGCGCTTGCGCACCGGCTCCAGGCCCTCGAGGACCTGGATGTCCGCACCTGTGTACGTTTCCTTCTTCGCCATGACGTTCCTCGGCTAGTCCTTCTTCTCGGGCAACTGCAGGAAGGTGACGGACCGCTGCACCTCCTTCACCGTGTCCTTGCGGGACATCTCGTGGCCCTTGCCGCCCCGGCCCGTCACCTCGTACTTCGCCGGGCTCAGGGTCAGCTTGCGGCCCTTCTGCGTCTCGAACGTGATGGACGCGTCCTTCTGGCCCGGTGCCACCGCGAGGAACTCCATCACGCGGTCCCCAGGCTCCACCTTGATGACCAGGACCCCCTTGCCCGGGCCCGCCAGCTCGTTCACCTCCGCGGCCCGGCACACCGTCGCGTAGGTGCGCTCCGTCAACACCGCCAGGAGATCCTTCTCGCCCACCGGCTGCACGCCGATGATCTCATCCCCCTCGCCCGTCTTGGCGTAGCGGCGGCCCGAGCGCGTGGAGACCTCCACGTGCCCCTCCAGCGGGAAGCGCAGGCCCAGCCCATCCTTGGTGACGGCCACCAGCTTCTGCGGCCGGGGCAGCCGGGAGTCCAGCGACAGCGCGCCGACAATCCGCTCGCCGTCGTCGAACTTGAACAGCTTCTGCACCGGGTCCCCGTAGCCAGTGGAGGCCGGCACGTCGTTGAAGCGGGTGACGTAGGCGGCGCCGAAGTTGCTGAAGAGCACCAGGTTCGACTTGAGGCTGCCCGCCAGCACCGTCATCACCGCGTCGCCCTCGCGCAGGCGCGTGGTGGACGGGTCCTTCACCTCGCGCACGCGCTTGATCCACCCGTCGCGCGTGAGCACGACGTGTGCGTCCTCGTCCACGATGAAGGCGTCCTCGCTGAACTCCACCTCCTCGGAGCCCGCGCCGCCAATGCGCGTGCGGCGCTTGTCGTTGTAGGTGGCCTTGATCTCCGCCAGCTCGTCCTTGACGGTGCCCCACAGCTTGCGCTTGTCCTTGAGGATGCCCTCGATGCGCTTCACCTCCAGGCGCTTCTGCTTGAGCTCCTCCTGGATGACGAGGATCTCCAGCCGGGCCAGCTTGTAGAGCTTCATCTCCAGGATGGCGTCCACCTGGACTTCATCCAGCTTGAAGCGCGCCATCAGCTTCTTGGCCGCGTCCTGCTTGCCCTCGGACGCGCGGATGATGCGGATCATCTCGTCCAGCGCGTCGTAGACCTTCTCGAAGCCCTCCAGGATGTGGACGCGCTTTTGCAACTCGCCCAGCTCGTGCTGGAAGCGCTTGGTCACCACCTCGAAGCGGAAGTCGAGGAAGTACTGGAGGATGCTCTTGAGATCCAACCGCTTGGGCGCGCCCACCTCCGGGTTGTCCGTGGGCACCAGGCAGGTGAGGTTCACGCCGAAGTTCGTCTGCAGGGGCGTGTGCTTGTAGAGGTACGCCATCACCAGCTCGGGGCTGGCGTCGCGCTTGAACTCCAGCACGATGCGCACCTCCTTGGTGGACTCGTCGCGCACGTCCAGGAGCAGCGGCAGCTTCCGCTCGCGCACCAGGTCGCCAATCTTGGAGACCAGGGTGCTCTTGTTCACCGTGTAGGGAATGGAGGTGATGATGATCTGCTGGCCGCCCTTCTTGACGTCCTCCAGCGCGTACTCGCCGCGGATGCGGACGCTGCCCTGGCCCGTCTCGTAGATCTCCCGCAGCTCGGCCTTGCTGTTGAGGATCTGCCCGCCGGTGGGGAAGTCCGGACCCTTCACGAACTTCATCAGGTCCTTCACCGCGAGGTTGCCGTTCTCGATGAGCGCCGCGAGCGCGTCGCACAGCTCGCCCAGGTGGTGGGGCGGGATGTTGGTGGCCATGCCCACGGCGATGCCCGTGGTGCCGTTCATGAGCAGCTGCGGCAGGCGCGAGGGGATGACGATGGGCTCGGACAGGGTGCCGTCGTAGTTGGGCCGGAAGCCCACCGTCTTCTTGCCCAGCTCCGTCAGCATCTCCCCGGAGATGCCCGCCAGGCGGCACTCGGTGTAGCGCATGGCCGCCGCGGCATCCCCGTCCAGCGAGCCGAAGTTGCCGTGGCCGTCCACCAGCGGGTAGCGCAGCGAGAAGTCCTGCGCCAGGCGCACGAGCGCGTCGTAGATGGAGGCATCCCCATGGGGGTGGTACTGGCCCATGATGGTGCCGACCACCTTGGCCGACTTCTGGTACTTGGCGTCCTGGGTGAGCCGGTGGTCGTGGTACATGCCGTACAGGACGCGGCGCTGCACCGGCTTGAGGCCATCGCGCACGTCCGGCAGGGCACGCGAGGTGATGACCGACAGGGCGTAGTTGAGGTAGCGCCGCCGGGCTTCCTCGGCGAGGGGGGCCGGTTGGAAGTTCTCACCCCCGCCCCCTCCCGCAGCGGAAGAGCCCCCGCCCCCCCCATTGCCCGAGGCCCCTTGCTTCTTGCGTGTCTTGGTTTCGGCTTGTGCGAGTGTGCTCATGTGTTCAGGCAAAGGAACATCCGTTCCCCAACGCGGCCCGCGCCTCGCGCAGTCCACGCCTCGTGGAAAACGGGTGGGTGATTGTCGGCCCCCCTACCATGGCCCACTGACAGAGGAAAAGAATTCGAGGGGTTGCATCCTCTCGGACGCTTCAAATCGATACTGGCGTTCAGTGTCTTTTGCCAGCCAAAGCCTTGTGTAAGGCAGCGAAAAGACGGGGCTCCCCGCCCGCTGGGCAGGGGAAAGGCCAAGGTGGCGGGGGACGGAGGCCGGCTACCCGTTGTCGCCGGTGCCCGAGGAGACGGGCTGGGAGCGCAGGGGCTGCTCCTCCTGGAAGGCCCCCGAGGAGTTGGAGGGCCGCGCCGAGCCGCCGGCCTTGGGGGCGGCGTTCTTCGAGCTGCCGCCCCGGAAGATGCGGACGCTGCCGCTCGAACCACCACTGAGCATGCCGGCGAGGGTGCCCTGAATCGCCTTGCTGCCTGGGGGGTGATAGATGACTCGCACCTTGCGGCCCGAGGGCAGGGTGGTGCTGGTGGCATCGATGAGCAGATAGACCGTCCGGTCCTCGAACTGGACGCGCTCCGGATCCTGGCGGTGGTTGAGGTCCGCGAGCGCCTCGCCATCATCGACCGATTGGGCGTTGTCGGAGAGCTGGCGCACCTTGACGCGCAGGAAGGTGTCCGCGCGGTTGTCCAGGTACTCGCGCACGCCCTGGACGATGACGGCCAGGTCCGCGCCCGTCTCCGGGACGCCCTTGCCGAGCTGGATGCCCGTCGAGGTGCTCGAGTCGGTGTCCAGGAAGAGGGTGGCATTGGCGCAGCGGTTCTTGCAGGCATCGCCCCAGGGGTCCTTGTTGAACAGCAGGCGCA
Protein-coding sequences here:
- a CDS encoding DNA gyrase/topoisomerase IV subunit A codes for the protein MSTLAQAETKTRKKQGASGNGGGGGSSAAGGGGGENFQPAPLAEEARRRYLNYALSVITSRALPDVRDGLKPVQRRVLYGMYHDHRLTQDAKYQKSAKVVGTIMGQYHPHGDASIYDALVRLAQDFSLRYPLVDGHGNFGSLDGDAAAAMRYTECRLAGISGEMLTELGKKTVGFRPNYDGTLSEPIVIPSRLPQLLMNGTTGIAVGMATNIPPHHLGELCDALAALIENGNLAVKDLMKFVKGPDFPTGGQILNSKAELREIYETGQGSVRIRGEYALEDVKKGGQQIIITSIPYTVNKSTLVSKIGDLVRERKLPLLLDVRDESTKEVRIVLEFKRDASPELVMAYLYKHTPLQTNFGVNLTCLVPTDNPEVGAPKRLDLKSILQYFLDFRFEVVTKRFQHELGELQKRVHILEGFEKVYDALDEMIRIIRASEGKQDAAKKLMARFKLDEVQVDAILEMKLYKLARLEILVIQEELKQKRLEVKRIEGILKDKRKLWGTVKDELAEIKATYNDKRRTRIGGAGSEEVEFSEDAFIVDEDAHVVLTRDGWIKRVREVKDPSTTRLREGDAVMTVLAGSLKSNLVLFSNFGAAYVTRFNDVPASTGYGDPVQKLFKFDDGERIVGALSLDSRLPRPQKLVAVTKDGLGLRFPLEGHVEVSTRSGRRYAKTGEGDEIIGVQPVGEKDLLAVLTERTYATVCRAAEVNELAGPGKGVLVIKVEPGDRVMEFLAVAPGQKDASITFETQKGRKLTLSPAKYEVTGRGGKGHEMSRKDTVKEVQRSVTFLQLPEKKD
- a CDS encoding DNA gyrase/topoisomerase IV subunit B encodes the protein MAKKETYTGADIQVLEGLEPVRKRPAMYIGGTDGTGYHHLLWEILDNSVDEVINGHASTVEVTLHKDSRTITVVDNGRGIPVDIMPKLKKPAVEVILTTLHAGGKFEQGNYIHSGGLHGVGSSVVNALARKLLVEIKREGKRHVQHYARGKATTPLKVEGPARGTGTSITFEPDPEIFGEKLKFDPELIRERLEAKSYLHKGMTVVWKDETASPATSVTYKHDGGIAEYLNKVVAERNKPVVPPGGAVFYHARDSEVRLEAALVWTEATDENIRSYVNGIPTPQGGTHEAGLRGAVVKAVRNYIETHNLSPKGVTLTAEDIREGITAILSCYVVEPQFQGQTKGRLNNPEVTAQVDGVLRPALEKWLNDNKSIGEAAVARIILAARAREASRAASQAVSRKTAVSHRLNLPGKLADCSSTEPSTSELFLVEGDSAGGSAKQGRDRRTQAILPLRGKVLNAEQASTDKVATNKELQDIVSALGCGIGSDFDLSKLRYGRIFLLMDADSDGHHIATLLLTFFYRHLRPLIESGAVHIAQPPLYKVEIGKETYWALDEADRDRIVREKAKGNAKPNIMRFKGLGEMTADELKTTTLDPHKRMSLQVTIDNPLETDRVINDLLGKDVSARFKFIMERAGEVQDLDF